CCCATCCGCATGCCCGTCCTGCGCTACGCCTTCACCTTGAACGCCGTGCGTGAGCTCGGCCGTCTGGCCCCGGACATCGCCCGTGCGCGGGCGGCGGCCTCCCTGGACGCGAGCCTGCTGCACATCCGCGAGGCCTGCACGGCCACGCTGGGCATGGAGTTCGACACCCTGGTGTGCTTCGACGCCCGCTCCGTGGTGCGCCTCTTCTCCCACGCGGAGCAGGCGCGCATCCTGGCCCGGCTGGTGGACGAGCGGGCTCGGACGCTGGCGCAGGCGGGGCGTTTCCAGGAGGCGCTGGAGGACACCGTCTACGCGGGGCACCTGCTGTCGTGCTCACGCCAGCGCTTCGGGCTCCCCAAGGACGCACGCGCGGCGGAGACGCTGGAGCGCGAGGTGCCCGAGCTGCCCTGAGCTCCGCTCACGCCACGCGGGCCCGGGGGCGTTTGACGCGGGTGGCGCCACACGCCGCCGCATGGCGCGCCAGGGTTTCGTCCAGCGCCGCGTCGTCCAGCTTCACGCCTTGCTCGCGCCACACGTTGTCCACCGTCAGCGTGCCCTCGCGAACGCGCGCCTCCAGTCGGCCCACCAGCCGCCCGCGGTGCAGCAGCGGACACACGTACCAGCCCCACTGCCGTTGCGCGGCGGGCTTGTACACCTCCCACACGTAGTCGAAGCCGAAGGCGACGCGCACCAGCTCGCGGTCCCACAACACGGCATCCAGCGGGCCCAGGATGCGCATCCGCGCATCGGGCTCGGGAACGTCGCGGCGCCGGAACCCCGAGGGCGCCAGATAGCGGCGGGGCGAGCCGGAGACGGCCACTTCCTCCAGCAGTCCTTCCCGCACCAACGTGTCCGGCAAATCGCTGGTGCGCACGTGTTTCAGCGACGACCAGTGGGCCCCGCTGGCGCGGCTCAGCAGGCCCGCGGCCTCCACGCGCTCGACCAGCGCCCAGGGGTCCACGGGTTGAGTCACGGCGGCGTCCGCGTGGCGGGGCAGGGCGCGATGCGGAACGTCGTACACCTTGCCGCCCGGCGCGCGTCCACACACCACCACCTGACAGCGGGCGCCCAGCACGTCCAAGGCCATGGCGGTGGCGCGCGCGGTGCTCTTCCAGCCGCTCCAGTCCAGCGGCACCACGGCGCCGTGGTCCTTCAGCGTCTTCGCGGAGGCGGGCCCTGTTTCGGTCAGCTCCGCGAGCACGGCCTGGAGCACCTGCTCCGGCACCCGCGCGAGCCGCTCCTCCAACCGCCACGTGGGGAGCTGCGCGGCGCGCTCGCGGTAATACGGAAACGCGCTGACGGGCAGCAGGCATCGCTCCTTCGCGATGTGCTCGAAGGCGTGGCCCGGCAGCAGATGTTTGTACACGTCACCCCGCGCGATGCCGTCCACGCGCGCCAGGGCCACGAGGTCCGCGTTGGTGCCAATCACATCCAGCGGGTCCAACTGGATGCAGCGAAGGTCCTTGAGCATGGCGCGCACACCCCGCGCGCCGGAAGGGAACACGGGCCTCGCCAGCCCGAGCTGGCCGACGAGGTACCGCCGTGCTTCGTCTGGAGTGAGTGTGACGGCGGGAGGGGAGGGAGGCACGCGCGGAGGTTAACAGCCCCGGTGTCGCGCCGCCGGGGTTGCCTCGGCGCGCGGCTCACGCCCGCGCGGGTCAGCGGCCGCGTGCATCCGCGTCGTCGTCCGCCCGGGGTTCGGGCTCGGGCTCCAGCCGGGCTTGTCGTTCGCTGGCCTCCCAGGAGGCCTCGGCATCTCCCGCGTGGACGCTCCGGGCGGACGCATCATCCTGCAGGCCCGTCCACGTGGTGTGGCCTCCCGCGAAACCCTCGAGGGGTCGTGGTCCCCGGTGGGATTCCACGTCCAGGTCCTTCTCTTCCTCCTCGCGCAGCCGCTTGCGTTCCTGTTCGCGCTCTCGCTGGTGCTGCCGGTCCAAGGGGTCGTTCGCCATGGTGCCATCACCTCCTCGACGAAGGTGGTGGCACCGTGGCGGGGATGGCAGCGCGGCGCGGCGCCTCGCGCGGCAGGCTGCACGCCCGGCGGACGGTCGCCGCGTCTCGTGAGGCCGCTTGTCCGAGGCCCGGCGCCGTGTGGCCGCTCAGCCCTCGCGCATGCGCAGCACCACCTTGCCCGTCGCCCGTCGCGCGTCCAGCTCCCGCAGGGCCTGGGCGCCCTGCTCGAGCGGGAACACCGACCCGACGATGGGCGCGAGCACCCCGCGGTCCGCCATGGCCTCCAGGTCCTTGGCGATGGTGCGCGTCAGCGACGGCTCGTGCAGCAGGAAGCCGCCCCACGCGACGCCGACCACGTCGATGTTGCGCAGCAGCAGCCGGTTCACCTGGACCTCCGGGATGCGTCCGCTCGCGAAGCCCACCACCAACAAGCGGC
This genomic window from Myxococcus hansupus contains:
- a CDS encoding DNA glycosylase AlkZ-like family protein, coding for MLKDLRCIQLDPLDVIGTNADLVALARVDGIARGDVYKHLLPGHAFEHIAKERCLLPVSAFPYYRERAAQLPTWRLEERLARVPEQVLQAVLAELTETGPASAKTLKDHGAVVPLDWSGWKSTARATAMALDVLGARCQVVVCGRAPGGKVYDVPHRALPRHADAAVTQPVDPWALVERVEAAGLLSRASGAHWSSLKHVRTSDLPDTLVREGLLEEVAVSGSPRRYLAPSGFRRRDVPEPDARMRILGPLDAVLWDRELVRVAFGFDYVWEVYKPAAQRQWGWYVCPLLHRGRLVGRLEARVREGTLTVDNVWREQGVKLDDAALDETLARHAAACGATRVKRPRARVA